One stretch of Chaetodon auriga isolate fChaAug3 chromosome 18, fChaAug3.hap1, whole genome shotgun sequence DNA includes these proteins:
- the LOC143336312 gene encoding alpha-1-antitrypsin homolog: MRGIFASCALTALLLAAAWADHHGHHHHHNHAGTEHSHEGEMSCHKLSPPNADFAFALYKSLNAKAAAGKNIFYSPLGISTSLSMLSTGASGETHSQLFSTLGYSAHNQADINDAYEHLIHMLGHSQENSQLDVGNIAAVRTGFNPLEKFTKDVQHYYSGEIHKTDFTKSAEAAAEINRMIAEKTKDKIKDLVNDLDADMAMVLINYVFFRGQWEKPFNGNLTSKADFHVDDTTTVQVDMMKRTGRYDLYQDAENHTTVIMLPYKGNTSMMIVLPEEGKMAEVEGYINKDYIRHWHDSLFKNSVDLFMPKFSISADASLESTLKEMGITDAFSDSADFSGISEEVKLKLSKVSHKAVLSVDETGTEAAAATTIEIMPMSMPETIKLDRPFLAFILEHSTKSILFMGKINNPTAM; the protein is encoded by the exons ATGCGTGGGATCTTTGCTAGTTGTGCActcacagcactgctgctggctgcagcttggGCAGACCACCACgggcaccaccaccaccacaaccacgCCGGCACTGAACACAGCCATGAGGGAGAAATGAGCTGCCACAAGCTGTCCCCTCCCAATGCTGACTTTGCCTTTGCCCTCTACAAAAGTCTGAATGCCAAGGCTGCTGCCGGAAAGAACATCTTCTACTCGCCGCTGGgcatctccacctctctgtccatgTTGTCTACAGGGGCCAGTGGTGAAACCCACAGCCAGCTGTTCTCCACATTGGGCTACAGCGCTCACAACCAGGCAGACATCAATGACGCGTATGAGCATCTTATCCACATGCTTGGCCACAGCCAGGAGAATTCGCAGTTGGATGTTGGCAACATTGCTGCGGTGCGCACTGGCTTCAATCCTCTGGAGAAATTCACCAAGGATGTGCAGCACTACTACTCTGGTGAGATCCACAAGACCGACTTTACCAAAtctgctgaggctgcagctgagatCAACAGAATGattgcagaaaaaacaaaggacaAGATCAAAGACCTGGTGAATGACTTGGACGCTGACATGGCAATGGTGCTGATCAACTATGTCTTCTTCAGAG GACAGTGGGAGAAACCCTTCAATGGAAACTTAACAAGCAAGGCTGACTTCCATGTGGACGATACCACCACGGTTCAGGTGgacatgatgaagaggacaggTCGCTACGACTTGTATCAGGATGCTGAGAACCACACCACTGTCATTATGCTGCCCTACAAGGGCAACACCTCCATGATGATCGTCCTGCCTGAGGAAGGCAAGATGGCGGAGGTGGAGGGCTACATCAACAAGGACTACATCAGGCATTGGCATGACTCACTCTTCAAGAA CTCTGTGGATCTGTTCATGCCAAAattctccatctctgctgatGCCTCCCTGGAGAGCACATTGAAAGAAATGGGCATAACTGACGCCTTTTCAGACAGTGCTGATTTCTCTGGCATATCTGAAGAGGTCAAGCTCAAACTCTCAAAG GTGTCCCACAAGGCTGTGCTGAGTGTGGATGAAACAGGAACAGAGGCAGCAGCCGCCACCACCATCGAGATCATGCCCATGAGTATGCCTGAAACAATAAAACTCGACAGACCCTTTTTGGCCTTCATCCTGGAGCACTCGACTAAGAGCATCCTCTTCATGGGCAAGATTAACAACCCCACAGCCATGTAA
- the prkrip1 gene encoding PRKR-interacting protein 1 homolog: MAAHTQKNNKQGKPGGKEAQPLIIAKTPAEEQRLKLERLMRNPDKLAPIPDRPKEWNPRAPPEFVRDVMGSSAGAGSGEFHVYRHLRRREYQRQDFLDKMADKHNHDLDYLDKVEQNKQAAEERTAKRRKKREKLKQKKLMMKKAKLEAKNKNDKDTSDKSSASSEEEEEREAEDDAEAPSFIMGKK, translated from the coding sequence ATGGCGGCGCACACGCAGAAGAATAACAAGCAGGGGAAACCCGGAGGAAAAGAGGCTCAGCCTCTGATAATCGCCAAAACTCCGGCAGAGGAACAACGTCTGAAGTTAGAGAGGTTGATGCGGAACCCGGATAAGCTCGCTCCCATCCCGGACAGGCCAAAAGAATGGAACCCGCGGGCTCCGCCGGAGTTTGTCCGAGACGTGATGGGTTCCAGCGCCGGTGCAGGCAGCGGGGAGTTCCATGTTTACCGACACCTCCGACGCAGAGAGTACCAGAGACAGGACTTTCTGGACAAGATGGCAGATAAGCATAACCATGATCTGGACTATCTGGATAAAgtggagcaaaacaaacaggccGCCGAGGAGAGAACAGCAAAGCGCAGGAAGAAGCGGGAaaagctgaagcagaaaaagttgatgatgaagaaggcaaagctggaggccaaaaacaaaaacgacaAAGACACCTCCGACAAGAGCTCAGCGAGCagcgaagaagaggaggaaagagaagccGAAGACGATGCCGAGGCTCCCAGCTTCATAATGGGGAAGAAATGA
- the glrx5 gene encoding glutaredoxin-related protein 5, mitochondrial, giving the protein MNSLIRSTSKCLRSGAAVYLPIQAGGPVRSTSARFLCAAADGQRDLGEMVKKDKVVVFMKGTPAQPMCGFSNAVVQILRMHGVDDYAAYNVLEDQELRQGVKDFSNWPTIPQVYLNGEFVGGCDILLQMHQNGDLVDELKKLGINSALLNAEKESK; this is encoded by the exons ATGAACAGTTTAATTAGATCTACTTCAAAGTGTCTGCGGTCGGGGGCTGCGGTCTATTTACCGATACAAGCCGGCGGACCCGTGAGGTCGACCTCGGCCCGGTTCCTGTGCGCGGCGGCGGACGGCCAGAGAGACCTTGGTGAGATGGTGAAGAAGGACAAAGTGGTGGTGTTCATGAAGGGGACGCCGGCACAGCCAATGTGCGGCTTCAGCAACGCCGTGGTTCAGATCTTGCGGATGCACGGGGTGGACGACTACGCTGCGTACAACGTGTTGGAGGACCAGGAGCTCAGACAAG GAGTCAAAGACTTCTCCAACTGGCCCACAATCCCTCAGGTGTACCTCAACGGCGAGTTTGTGGGAGGCTGTGACATCCTGCTCCAGATGCACCAGAACGGAGACCTGGTGGATGAGTTAAAGAAGCTGGGCATCAACTCTGCACTGCTGAACGCTGAGAAGGAATCCAAGTAG
- the clmnb gene encoding uncharacterized protein clmnb isoform X2: protein MRMPDEANGDSQKKSEGEISHQHEQPQDERKAVQTRTFTRWMNVFLQRSDPPIAVHDLFTDIQDGRILMALLEQLSDCKLVKLLGIDASSIADGVPSVVLNLVWNIILYFQVKEVTGGLQRHLSSSLSSLSMSSYPFPGDLSPQPNDIGSYSCKTLPGKGRKTAREPKYHGKAIKTLLQWIQGCTSKFGVEVHDFGKSWKSGLAFLAMIKSINPALVDLRDSLSREPRENIQLAFMIAHQSLDIPPLLEPEDVFCISPDERSIITYVSMFLRHCSGIHEDCTTEVPQIPNFGSLETVSFGETGADDPEAQALLKGFEKSNEQQLWKQWARRPSGSPCVASLHTSGAVKSGLSSSSGDIFSSCRGQSISEQPVGSVAISPFNKKKSRPRSALKPPSPLDTAVVSQDIRSWMEKASADQGYNKPRVDESHFSLSSEEGIYSLSALDSDEEEAYNYILDLNKEVFQPHNQLKRQVPRVEEETAEEMFLNGQQTEEVKCLEVCEMLNGDGCKHQEDSLAQNVESDVRAQSAFHRKFDWDKKGSSSREMTNSRALFDMEPEEESQGREEREEERVVRRQSNDDGHYCEEVRKKEMTENARLVMHGYDKTEALVDETKKTKLFEVASWKKELEENTERGPFEKWGKASEKKVVDKEEEEDNLMPFEEGKNIKLGTEKKEKGNVKEEERENQQSVGEDVYEVRGADAIRINTEEENVGKVTALEMEDLTCTDEVKEESSDEVKNSMDLEAVITAEENNRKCKITRRKLTDKKETTDHPGETTPENDTNGSVNVHCSDTSWTPACNATSQSFREKGFILQFSAASGDITPLQLEMLLVLWILLYCCFMLPQTNL, encoded by the exons ATGAGAATGCCGGACGAGGCCAATGGGGATTCACAAAAGAAATCAGAGGGAGAGATCAGTCATCAGCATGAGCAGCCTCAAG ATGAGAGGAAAGCAGTGCAGACGAGAACCTTCACCAGATGGATGAACGTGTTTCTGCAGAGA AGTGATCCTCCCATTGCGGTGCACGACCTGTTCACAGACATTCAGGATGGCAGAATACTGATGGCGTTGCTGGAGCAGCTGTCTGACTGCAAACTA GTAAAGTTGCTTGGCATCGATGCCTCCAGTATTGCTGACGGTGTCCCTTCTGTTGTTCTTAATCTTGTCTGGAACATCATCCTGTATTTCCAG GTAAAAGAGGTGACGGGAGGCCTCCAGAGGCATTTGTCTTCTAGCCTCTCTTCCTTATCAATGAGCAGTTACCCCTTCCCCGGTGACCTCTCTCCCCAGCCAAATGACATTGGCAGCTACTCCTGCAAAACCCTGCCAGGCAAAGGTAGAAAGACTGCCAGGGAGCCCAAGTACCATGGGAAAGCAATCAAGACTCTGCTGCAATGGATCCAAGGATGCACATCAAA GTTCGGGGTGGAGGTGCATGATTTTGGGAAGAGCTGGAAGAGTGGGCTGGCATTCCTAGCTATGATTAAGTCCATAAACCCAGCCTTGGTTGACCTGAGGGACAGTCTGTCCAGAGAGCCAAGAGAAAACATCCAGCTGGCTTTCATGATAGCCCATCAAAGTTTGGATATACCACCTCTACTGGAGCCTGAAG ATGTGTTCTGCATTTCACCAGACGAGCGGTCCATCATCACCTATGTGTCTATGTTCCTGAGGCACTGTTCAGGAATACATGAG GACTGTACAACAGAAGTTCCTCAGATTCCAAATTTCGGATCACTTGAAACAGTCAGCTTTGGGGAGACCGGTGCTGATGACCCAGAGGCGCAAGCTTTGCTCAAAGGCTTTGAGAAGAGCAATGAGCAGCAACTGTGGAAACAGTGGGCCAGAAGACCCTCAGGGAGCCCCTGTGTCGCCTCACTTCACACAAGTGGAGCAGTTAAATCTGGCCTGTCCTCCAGCAGCGGTGACATCTTTTCATCCTGCCGTGGCCAAAGCATCAGTGAACAGCCTGTGGGCAGTGTTGCCATCTCACCgttcaacaaaaagaaaagcaggccTCGGAGCGCTTTAAAGCCACCCAGTCCGCTGGACACAGCCGTAGTCAGCCAGGACATCAGATCATGGATGGAGAAAGCGTCTGCAGATCAGGGCTACAACAAGCCAAGAGTGGATGAAAGTCACTTTTCTTTGAGCTCCGAGGAAGGAATCTACAGCTTGTCAGCACTGGactcagatgaggaggaggcttACAACTACATCCTGGATCTGAATAAAGAAGTTTTTCAACCACATAATCAGCTGAAAAGACAAGTACCAAGGGTTGAAGAGGAAACAGCGGAAGAAATGTTCCTGAATGGACAGCAGACTGAAGAAGTGAAATGTCTGGAAGTGTGTGAGATGCTAAACGGCGATGGATGTAAACATCAAGAGGACTCACTTGCACAAAATGTTGAGTCAGACGTCAGGGCTCAGTCAGCGTTTCACAGGAAGTTTGATTGGGACAAGAAGGGAAGTAGTTCCAGAGagatgacaaacagcagagctttGTTTGACATGGAGCCAGAGGAAGAAAGCCAAGGCAGAGAGGAACGCGAAGAGGAGAGAGTTGTCAGAAGACAGAGTAATGATGATGGCCATTATTGTGAGGAAGTGAGGAAAAAGGAGATGACAGAAAATGCTAGACTGGTGATGCATGGATATGATAAAACAGAGGCTCTGGTAGATGAAACcaagaaaacaaagctttttgAAGTGGCTAGTTGGAAGAAAGAGCTTGAGGAAAATACTGAAAGAGGGCCTTTTGAAAAATGGGGGAAAGCAAGTGAAAAGAAAGTGgtagacaaagaagaagaggaagacaatTTGATGCCATTTGAGGAAGGGAAAAACATAAAGTtagggacagaaaaaaaggaaaagggtAATgtaaaggaggaagagagggagaatcAGCAAAGTGTTGGTGAGGATGTATATGAAGTCAGAGGAGCCGATGCAATTAGAAttaacacagaagaagaaaatgttggGAAAGTCACTGCCCTCGAAATGGAAGATTTAACTTGTACAGATGAAGTCAAGGAAGAATCCAGTGATGAAGTCAAGAATTCAATGGATTTGGAGGCGGTTATAACGGCAGAGGAGAACAACAGAAAGTGTAAGATTACAAGACGCAAACTGACTGACAAGAAGGAGACAACAGACCATCCTGGTGAAACTACCccagaaaatgacacaaatggAAGCGTTAACGTCCACTGCAGTGATACTAGTTGGACTCCTGCCTGCAATGCAACCTCTCAGTCATTCAG agagaaaggatTCATTCTTCAGTTTTCAGCAGCCTCTGGTGACATAACCCCATTGCAGCTGGAAATGCTCTTGGTCCTGTGGATTCTGCTCTACTGCTGCTTCATGCTACCTCAGACGAACCTCTGA
- the ints9 gene encoding integrator complex subunit 9, producing MKLYCLSGHPTLPCNVLKFKSTTIMLDCGLDTTSALNFLPLPLVHSPRLSKLPGWVSKDGTLNLEKELKECAGRVFVDSQPEFCLPERELLDLSTIDVILISNYHCMMALPYITEHTGFTGTVYATEPTLQIGRLLMEELVNFMERVPKAQSATCWKNKEIQRMLPGPLKDVVDVWTWKRCYSMVEVNSALSKVQLVGYSQKVELFGAVQVSPLSSGYSLGSSNWIIQSHHEKVSYVSGSSLLTTHPQPMDQSSLKNSDVLILTGLTQMPTANPDGMLGEFCSNLAMTIRAGGNVLVPCYSSGVIYDLLECLYQFIESANLGTTPFYFISPVANSSLEFSQIFAEWLCHNKQSKVYLPEPPFPHAELIQTNKLKHYPSIHGDFSSEFRQPCVVFTGHPSLRFGDVVHFMELWGKSSLNTIIFTEPDFSYLDALAPYQPLAMKCVYCPIDTRLNFHQVSKLLKEVQPLHVVCPEQYTQPPLTQSHRSDLMLELQPPPMPYRRCSVLNLPFRRRYERIYILPELANSLVPSEIKPGISLATVSAVLHSKDNKHTLQSVPKPPPVPPSKKRKRVLEEPPVMLTPKPLLSGAVPLEAFLATLQKHGITEVKVEETADGHILHLQAEDTLIQLEEDGTHIVCDNNEPLRTSLRDLVLRFLQKL from the exons atgaaattg TATTGTCTGTCTGGTCATCCTACATTGCCTTGCAATGTCCTCAAGTTCAAATCCACCACCATCATGTTGGACTGTGGGCTGGACACAACCTCTGCCCTCAACTTCCTGCCCCTTCCTCTCGTACACAG ccCTAGACTCTCCAAGCTACCTGGTTGGGTCTCTAAGGATGGAACATTAAACCTGGAAAAA GAGCTGAAGGAATGTGCAGGAAGAGTGTTTGTTGACTCACAGCCAGAGTTCTGTCTTCCTGAG AGAGAACTGCTGGATCTATCTACCATTGATGTCATCCTGATCTCCAACTACCACTGTATGATGGCCCTGCCCTacatcactgaacacacaggcTTCACTGGGACAGTGTACGCCACAGAACCCACCCTGCAGATTGGCAG ACTGTTGATGGAGGAACTGGTCAACTTCATGGAGAGAGTTCCTAAAGCCCAGTCTGCCAcctgctggaaaaacaaagaaatacaaag GATGCTCCCTGGGCCTCTGAAGGATGTGGTAGATGTGTGGACGTGGAAGCGATGCTACAGCATGGTGGAGGTCAACTCTGCCCTCAGCAAAGTGCAGCTTGTGGGCTACTCACAGAAAGTG GAGCTGTTTGGAGCTGTGCAAGTCTCCCCCTTAAGCTCTGGTTACTCATTGGGCAGCTCCAACTGGATCATCCAGTCTCATCATGAGAAAGTTTCCTATGTGTCTGGTTCATCCCTCCTCACCACACATCCACAG cccaTGGACCAAAGCTCCCTTAAGAACAGTGATGTTCTGATTCTGACAGGCCTCACCCAGATGCCCACCGCCAACCCAGATGGCATGCTGGGAGAATTCTGCAGCAACCTTG CCATGACCATTCGAGCAGGAGGCAACGTTCTAGTGCCGTGCTACTCCTCAGGAGTGATCTATGACCTGCTGGAGTGTCTGTACCAGTTCATTGAGAGCGCCAACCTGGGGACCACGCCCTTCTACTTCATCTCACCTGTCGCCAACAGCTCGCTGGAGTTCTCTCAGATCTTTGCTGAGTG GCTTTGCCACAACAAGCAGTCAAAGGTGTATCTCCCAGAGCCTCCATTCCCTCATGCAGAG CTCATCCAAACCAACAAGCTGAAGCACTACCCCAGCATTCATGGAGACTTCAGCAGCGAGTTCCGTCAGCCGTGCGTGGTGTTCACAGGTCACCCGTCTCTGCGCTTCGGGGACGTGGTTCACTTCATGGAGCTGTGGGGCAAATCCAGCCTCAACACCATCATCTTCACGG AGCCAGACTTTTCTTACCTGGATGCTCTGGCTCCCTACCAGCCACTGGCTATGAAGTGTGTTTACTGTCCCATTGACACACGGCTCAACTTCCACCAAGTATCCAAGCTGCTCAAAGAGGTCCAG CCGCTCCATGTGGTGTGTCCAGAGCAGTACACACAGCCTCCACTGACCCAGTCCCACCGCTCTGATCtgatgctggagctgcagcccCCTCCCATGCCCTACAGACGCTGCTCTGTCCTCAACTTGCCCTTCAGACGCCGATATGAGCGCATCTACATACTGCCTGAG CTGGCCAACTCCCTGGTGCCCTCTGAGATTAAACCTGGCATCTCCCTGGCAACAGTGTCTGCAGTGCTGCACTCCAAGGACAACAAACATACActgcag TCGGTGCCCAAACCCCCTCCAGTGCCCCCCAGCAAGAAGAGGAAGCGGGTCCTGGAGGAGCCTCCAGTCATGCTGACCCCCAAACCCCTGCTGAGTGGAGCCGTGCCTCTGGAAGCTTTCCTGGCCACATTACAAAAG CACGGCATTACAGAGGTCAAAGTGGAGGAGACGGCAGACGGACACATCCTGCACCTGCAGGCGGAGGACACTCTGattcagctggaggaggatgggACGCACATCGTCTGCGACAACAACGAGCCGCTGCGTACCTCACTGAGAGACCTGGTGCTGCGCTTCCTGCAGAAACTCTGA
- the clmnb gene encoding uncharacterized protein clmnb isoform X1, which produces MRMPDEANGDSQKKSEGEISHQHEQPQDERKAVQTRTFTRWMNVFLQRSDPPIAVHDLFTDIQDGRILMALLEQLSDCKLLYRFRSSPHRIFRLNNISKALAFLDDRHVKLLGIDASSIADGVPSVVLNLVWNIILYFQVKEVTGGLQRHLSSSLSSLSMSSYPFPGDLSPQPNDIGSYSCKTLPGKGRKTAREPKYHGKAIKTLLQWIQGCTSKFGVEVHDFGKSWKSGLAFLAMIKSINPALVDLRDSLSREPRENIQLAFMIAHQSLDIPPLLEPEDVFCISPDERSIITYVSMFLRHCSGIHEDCTTEVPQIPNFGSLETVSFGETGADDPEAQALLKGFEKSNEQQLWKQWARRPSGSPCVASLHTSGAVKSGLSSSSGDIFSSCRGQSISEQPVGSVAISPFNKKKSRPRSALKPPSPLDTAVVSQDIRSWMEKASADQGYNKPRVDESHFSLSSEEGIYSLSALDSDEEEAYNYILDLNKEVFQPHNQLKRQVPRVEEETAEEMFLNGQQTEEVKCLEVCEMLNGDGCKHQEDSLAQNVESDVRAQSAFHRKFDWDKKGSSSREMTNSRALFDMEPEEESQGREEREEERVVRRQSNDDGHYCEEVRKKEMTENARLVMHGYDKTEALVDETKKTKLFEVASWKKELEENTERGPFEKWGKASEKKVVDKEEEEDNLMPFEEGKNIKLGTEKKEKGNVKEEERENQQSVGEDVYEVRGADAIRINTEEENVGKVTALEMEDLTCTDEVKEESSDEVKNSMDLEAVITAEENNRKCKITRRKLTDKKETTDHPGETTPENDTNGSVNVHCSDTSWTPACNATSQSFREKGFILQFSAASGDITPLQLEMLLVLWILLYCCFMLPQTNL; this is translated from the exons ATGAGAATGCCGGACGAGGCCAATGGGGATTCACAAAAGAAATCAGAGGGAGAGATCAGTCATCAGCATGAGCAGCCTCAAG ATGAGAGGAAAGCAGTGCAGACGAGAACCTTCACCAGATGGATGAACGTGTTTCTGCAGAGA AGTGATCCTCCCATTGCGGTGCACGACCTGTTCACAGACATTCAGGATGGCAGAATACTGATGGCGTTGCTGGAGCAGCTGTCTGACTGCAAACTA CTTTACAGGTTTAGGTCATCTCCTCACCGCATTTTCAGACTTAACAACATTTCTAAGGCCCTGGCATTCCTGGATGATAGACAC GTAAAGTTGCTTGGCATCGATGCCTCCAGTATTGCTGACGGTGTCCCTTCTGTTGTTCTTAATCTTGTCTGGAACATCATCCTGTATTTCCAG GTAAAAGAGGTGACGGGAGGCCTCCAGAGGCATTTGTCTTCTAGCCTCTCTTCCTTATCAATGAGCAGTTACCCCTTCCCCGGTGACCTCTCTCCCCAGCCAAATGACATTGGCAGCTACTCCTGCAAAACCCTGCCAGGCAAAGGTAGAAAGACTGCCAGGGAGCCCAAGTACCATGGGAAAGCAATCAAGACTCTGCTGCAATGGATCCAAGGATGCACATCAAA GTTCGGGGTGGAGGTGCATGATTTTGGGAAGAGCTGGAAGAGTGGGCTGGCATTCCTAGCTATGATTAAGTCCATAAACCCAGCCTTGGTTGACCTGAGGGACAGTCTGTCCAGAGAGCCAAGAGAAAACATCCAGCTGGCTTTCATGATAGCCCATCAAAGTTTGGATATACCACCTCTACTGGAGCCTGAAG ATGTGTTCTGCATTTCACCAGACGAGCGGTCCATCATCACCTATGTGTCTATGTTCCTGAGGCACTGTTCAGGAATACATGAG GACTGTACAACAGAAGTTCCTCAGATTCCAAATTTCGGATCACTTGAAACAGTCAGCTTTGGGGAGACCGGTGCTGATGACCCAGAGGCGCAAGCTTTGCTCAAAGGCTTTGAGAAGAGCAATGAGCAGCAACTGTGGAAACAGTGGGCCAGAAGACCCTCAGGGAGCCCCTGTGTCGCCTCACTTCACACAAGTGGAGCAGTTAAATCTGGCCTGTCCTCCAGCAGCGGTGACATCTTTTCATCCTGCCGTGGCCAAAGCATCAGTGAACAGCCTGTGGGCAGTGTTGCCATCTCACCgttcaacaaaaagaaaagcaggccTCGGAGCGCTTTAAAGCCACCCAGTCCGCTGGACACAGCCGTAGTCAGCCAGGACATCAGATCATGGATGGAGAAAGCGTCTGCAGATCAGGGCTACAACAAGCCAAGAGTGGATGAAAGTCACTTTTCTTTGAGCTCCGAGGAAGGAATCTACAGCTTGTCAGCACTGGactcagatgaggaggaggcttACAACTACATCCTGGATCTGAATAAAGAAGTTTTTCAACCACATAATCAGCTGAAAAGACAAGTACCAAGGGTTGAAGAGGAAACAGCGGAAGAAATGTTCCTGAATGGACAGCAGACTGAAGAAGTGAAATGTCTGGAAGTGTGTGAGATGCTAAACGGCGATGGATGTAAACATCAAGAGGACTCACTTGCACAAAATGTTGAGTCAGACGTCAGGGCTCAGTCAGCGTTTCACAGGAAGTTTGATTGGGACAAGAAGGGAAGTAGTTCCAGAGagatgacaaacagcagagctttGTTTGACATGGAGCCAGAGGAAGAAAGCCAAGGCAGAGAGGAACGCGAAGAGGAGAGAGTTGTCAGAAGACAGAGTAATGATGATGGCCATTATTGTGAGGAAGTGAGGAAAAAGGAGATGACAGAAAATGCTAGACTGGTGATGCATGGATATGATAAAACAGAGGCTCTGGTAGATGAAACcaagaaaacaaagctttttgAAGTGGCTAGTTGGAAGAAAGAGCTTGAGGAAAATACTGAAAGAGGGCCTTTTGAAAAATGGGGGAAAGCAAGTGAAAAGAAAGTGgtagacaaagaagaagaggaagacaatTTGATGCCATTTGAGGAAGGGAAAAACATAAAGTtagggacagaaaaaaaggaaaagggtAATgtaaaggaggaagagagggagaatcAGCAAAGTGTTGGTGAGGATGTATATGAAGTCAGAGGAGCCGATGCAATTAGAAttaacacagaagaagaaaatgttggGAAAGTCACTGCCCTCGAAATGGAAGATTTAACTTGTACAGATGAAGTCAAGGAAGAATCCAGTGATGAAGTCAAGAATTCAATGGATTTGGAGGCGGTTATAACGGCAGAGGAGAACAACAGAAAGTGTAAGATTACAAGACGCAAACTGACTGACAAGAAGGAGACAACAGACCATCCTGGTGAAACTACCccagaaaatgacacaaatggAAGCGTTAACGTCCACTGCAGTGATACTAGTTGGACTCCTGCCTGCAATGCAACCTCTCAGTCATTCAG agagaaaggatTCATTCTTCAGTTTTCAGCAGCCTCTGGTGACATAACCCCATTGCAGCTGGAAATGCTCTTGGTCCTGTGGATTCTGCTCTACTGCTGCTTCATGCTACCTCAGACGAACCTCTGA